In one window of Brassica rapa cultivar Chiifu-401-42 chromosome A07, CAAS_Brap_v3.01, whole genome shotgun sequence DNA:
- the LOC103850168 gene encoding homeobox-leucine zipper protein HAT5: MDPNYDQESRSRSAPTGEIDSQPAEKKRRLTIEQVNMLEKSFEEENKLEPERKTELAKMLGLPQRQVAVWFQNRKARCKNKKIERDYDVLKACYDSLLAKHESVISENEKLKSKVFTLTEMLLPAAHQTQRNLQGKLNSKGDDETMSSSTALVPLANDHYFTNVDESFGWWVWPSNLM; this comes from the exons ATGGATCCCAATTACGATCAAGAATCAAGATCAAGATCGGCTCCAACAGGTGAAATCGATAGTCAACCGGCTGAGAAAAAGCGTCGACTAACGATTGAACAA GTGAATATGTTGGAGAAGAGCTTTGAAGAAGAGAATAAATTGGAACCAGAGAGAAAGACTGAGCTAGCTAAAATGCTTGGATTGCCTCAACGACAAGTAGCTGTTTGGTTTCAGAATCGAAAAGCTCGGTGCAAGAACAAGAAGATCGAAAGAGATTACGATGTTCTCAAGGCTTGTTATGATTCCCTCCTGGCTAAACATGAATCAGTCATCTCAGAGAATGAGAAACTCAAATCTAAA GTCTTCACTTTGACTGAGATGCTTCTTCCTGCAGCACACCAAACCCAAAGAAACCTCCAAGGCAAGCTTAACTCTAAAGGTGATGATGAAACTATGAGCTCTTCCACAGCTTTAGTTCCATTGGCAAATGACCATTACTTCACCAACGTTGATGAATCATTCGGCTGGTGGGTTTGGCCATCGAATCTTATGTAA
- the LOC103850169 gene encoding uncharacterized protein LOC103850169 has translation MEMETVEETRPRASSSETGSAKQNDVAASGEKTLKENGVRVTENGEHKVVDESGVIEDCVMNGVSSLLKLKQDVSDNSEAKEEEEEEEHGYHVGDFVWGKIKNHPWWPGQIYDPSEASDLALKIKQKGKMLVAYFGDGTFAWCGPSQLKPFAESFKECSNVSSSRVIVTAVEEAVEEMGRHMERLLIRDCTVELDNRVVKNAGIKEGVAVRDVRREMISSLLVGKPEGILQDVKGFAETVSFSGLLELEIVKRKVSAFFRSKRGYGLTEFPEPQPVPGLEDKNNDDDDDDEDEDFDDGGARRSTIEKGKEEEALDPEESIQRPLEKCSGFPDHRLQHRRKQKSIAEILENESCAKVRFEIEPEDGKGKSSRKKVKRSDELVTTTNPKSRRMKEVAAIEEDSKGKRKRKKRDEEGGGEREEDEADNDSTPLASLRKRAKVDDASSAGNGETSTQNTTKRERKKSSKYFSPEFLSDFSSKGRKKTKPEPESSEVPSQSQGGELMANASNSLVVVEEEDNNSGELLLLENGAGHQELSEELSNAVDFLRLGATTEEIRDLIRVSALGTEYPKDSSSRDMVREFMSIYRSFTYHEGVNSKFLGSYSTAGTEKEEMNGTGKPEEIEQTGKEENETTKKQRKPKTPTSKKQADEVEESRKEVTETTKKERKRNKPESEKKAHEGEESTKKERKAKKLKSRKQGDEEEEASGSMKKDKKGKKPKFEEQETLNESEKKEREGKTKKQEFSGAELFVTFGPGSTLPKKEALIEIYGKFGALDEERSYVSDSNLCARVAFLNVDDGEKAFESSQENSPFASASTIKFRLKYPNERAGEKKGEAEAAETKTVEMEHLKKKFEEMISLVDKSQGGMTEEVRVKLEEEMVNLLEEVRKMPLS, from the coding sequence ATGGAGATGGAAACTGTTGAAGAGACAAGACCGAGAGCTAGTTCTTCAGAAACTGGGTCAGCTAAACAAAACGACGTCGCCGCCTCAGGTGAGAAAACCCTAAAAGAGAACGGTGTTAGGGTTACTGAAAACGGAGAGCACAAGGTTGTTGATGAGTCTGGTGTTATCGAAGATTGTGTGATGAATGGAGTTTCGTCTTTGCTAAAGCTGAAGCAAGATGTCAGTGATAATAGTGaggccaaagaagaagaagaggaggaagagcatGGATACCATGTAGGAGATTTCGTTTGGGGGAAAATCAAGAATCATCCATGGTGGCCAGGTCAAATATACGATCCATCAGAAGCTTCAGATTTGGCGTTGAAGATAAAGCAAAAGGGGAAGATGCTCGTTGCGTATTTTGGAGACGGGACATTCGCTTGGTGCGGTCCCTCGCAGTTGAAACCGTTTGCAGAGAGTTTCAAAGAGTGTTCTAACGTAAGCAGCTCGAGGGTCATTGTAACTGCAGTGGAAGAGGCGGTTGAAGAAATGGGTAGACACATGGAGCGCTTACTGATACGCGATTGCACAGTGGAGCTTGATAACCGTGTGGTTAAGAACGCTGGGATAAAGGAAGGTGTTGCTGTTCGTGATGTGAGAAGAGAGATGATTTCTTCTTTGCTGGTTGGTAAACCTGAAGGGATTCTTCAAGATGTTAAAGGATTTGCAGAGACGGTTAGTTTCAGCGGTTTGCTTGAGCTTGAGATTGTGAAAAGGAAGGTGTCTGCGTTTTTTCGGTCTAAAAGAGGATATGGTCTGACTGAGTTTCCTGAGCCCCAACCAGTCCCGGGACTTGAAGACAAGaacaatgatgatgatgatgatgatgaagacgaGGACTTTGATGATGGTGGTGCTAGACGTTCAACTATAGAgaaaggaaaagaagaagaagcgttGGATCCTGAAGAGTCGATTCAAAGACCGTTAGAGAAGTGCTCAGGGTTTCCTGATCACAGGCTGCAACACAGGAGGAAGCAGAAGAGCATTGCTGAGATATTGGAGAATGAGTCTTGTGCTAAGGTGAGATTTGAGATAGAACCGGAGGATGGAAAGGGGAAGTCGAGTAGGAAAAAGGTGAAGCGCAGTGATGAACTTGTAACCACCACCAATCCGAAGAGTAGAAGAATGAAAGAAGTTGCTGCAATTGAAGAAGATAGCAAAGGCAaaaggaagaggaagaaaagGGATGAGGAAGGGGgtggagagagagaagaggatgAAGCAGATAATGATTCAACTCCGTTAGCTTCACTGCGTAAGAGGGCGAAGGTTGATGATGCTTCAAGTGCTGGAAATGGCGAGACCTCTACACAAAAtacaacaaagagagagaggaagaagagcaGCAAGTACTTTTCGCCAGAGTTCTTGTCAGATTTTTCATCCAAAGGGAGAAAAAAGACCAAACCCGAACCTGAATCTTCCGAAGTTCCAAGTCAGAGCCAAGGAGGAGAGCTAATGGCAAATGCGAGTAATAGCCTCGTGGTGGTGGAAGAAGAGGATAATAACTCTGGTGAGTTATTACTATTGGAGAATGGTGCAGGTCATCAAGAACTGTCAGAGGAGCTTAGTAACGCTGTCGATTTTCTGAGATTGGGAGCTACAACTGAGGAAATTCGGGATCTGATTCGTGTATCTGCTCTTGGTACAGAATATCCTAAAGACAGCAGCTCAAGAGACATGGTAAGAGAGTTCATGTCCATCTACAGAAGCTTCACATACCATGAGGGTGTTAACAGCAAGTTTCTAGGGAGTTATAGTACGGCAGGTACAGAGAAGGAAGAAATGAATGGGACAGGCAAACCTGAGGAGATTGAGCAGACTGGAAAAGAAGAGAATGAGACAACAAAGAAACAGAGAAAACCAAAGACGCCAACATCTAAGAAGCAAGCTGATGAAGTAGAAGAATCCCGCAAAGAGGTGACTGAGACAacgaagaaagagagaaagcgTAACAAGCCTGAATCAGAGAAGAAAGCTCATGAAGGAGAAGAGTCTacgaagaaagaaagaaaagctaAGAAGCTTAAATCAAGGAAGCAaggggatgaagaagaagaggcgaGTGGGTCAAtgaagaaagataaaaaaggtAAGAAGCCTAAGTTTGAGGAACAGGAAACGCTGAATGAGTCTGAGAAGAAGGAAAGAGAGGGAAAGACTAAGAAGCAGGAATTTTCAGGAGCTGAGCTGTTTGTTACATTTGGTCCTGGTTCAACTCTACCTAAAAAGGAAGCGCTTATTGAAATCTATGGAAAGTTTGGAGCTTTGGATGAAGAGAGAAGCTATGTTTCAGACTCCAACTTATGCGCCCGTGTTGCCTTCTTGAACGTGGACGATGGAGAGAAAGCCTTTGAGTCTTCACAAGAGAACTCTCCTTTCGCTTCTGCTTCCACAATTAAATTCAGACTCAAGTATCCCAATGAGAGAGCAGGGGAGAAGAAAGGCGAAGCTGAAGCTGCAGAGACAAAAACTGTGGAGATGGAACACTTGAAGAAGAAGTTTGAGGAGATGATATCATTGGTGGATAAATCTCAAGGAGGAATGACTGAAGAAGTGAGAGTGAAACTTGAAGAGGAGATGGTGAATTTGCTCGAGGAAGTAAGAAAGATGCCATTGTCTTag
- the LOC103850172 gene encoding cysteine-rich receptor-like protein kinase 42 encodes MLSHTKIILFQYVLVSYSFFTFTYSSSSSPSPEPRTAVSGLFCGVSNSSSTDPNYIPTFVDDMQSLSSKLTTRHFATQSINSLSSNSETQTTSVYALVQCHNDLSPSDCQLCYAIARTRIPRCLPSSSARIFLDGCFLRYDTYEFYGESISAASDRYSCSNDTVLDPQFGIRVSEMAVRAAVKHGGFGVAGESGVHALAQCWESVGKEGCRDCLEKAIGQVKRCVSRREGRAMNSGCYLRYSDHKFYNGHGHSVLHGLYNKGVVVAIVLTMSAIVMLILLATYVIIVKVSKKKQEQRNLGLVSRRFKNSKTKFKYETLEKATDYFSTKKKLGEGGNGTVFLGILPNGKSVAVKRLVFNTREWVEEFFNEVNLISGIQHKNLVKLLGCSIEGPESLLVYEYVPNKSLDNFLFDESKIKSLNWNQRLNIILGTAEGLAYLHGSPVRIIHRDIKTSNVLLDDQLNPKVADFGLARCLGTDKTHLSTGIAGTLGYMAPEYVVRGQLTEKADVYSYGVLVLEIACGTRNNVFVPGAGHLLHRVWNLYRLNRLVEALDPCLNDEKLLQVQGSQAEVCKVLSVGLLCAQASPSLRPSMEEVISMLTERDYPIPSPTNPPFLRISSLATEGSSTASCSSNSTTMVKTDLASYTSSESFATRLVS; translated from the exons atgCTTTCCCACACAAAAATCATACTGTTTCAATACGTCCTCGTTTCATATTCTTTCTTCACATTCACCTACTCGTCTTCTTCCTCCCCGTCCCCGGAGCCAAGAACAGCCGTGTCCGGTCTCTTCTGCGGCGTAAGCAACAGCTCCTCCACTGATCCAAACTAC ATCCCAACTTTCGTCGATGATATGCAATCACTCTCCTCGAAACTAACTACACGCCATTTCGCAACGCAGTCCATAAACTCCCTGTCGTCTAACTCTGAAACCCAAACGACGTCGGTTTACGCACTTGTCCAGTGCCACAACGATCTCTCACCGTCCGATTGCCAGCTCTGCTACGCGATTGCACGCACGCGCATCCCTCGTTGTCTCCCTTCCTCCTCCGCGCGGATCTTCCTCGACGGCTGTTTCCTCCGCTACGACACTTACGAGTTTTACGGCGAGTCGATATCCGCCGCCTCGGACAGATATTCATGCAGCAACGACACCGTTTTGGATCCCCAGTTTGGAATCCGCGTTTCCGAAATGGCGGTGAGAGCCGCTGTTAAACACGGGGGTTTCGGAGTCGCCGGGGAGAGTGGGGTACACGCGCTTGCTCAGTGCTGGGAGAGCGTGGGGAAAGAAGGTTGTAGGGATTGTTTGGAGAAAGCTATTGGACAAGTAAAACGGTGCGTTtcgaggagagaagggagagctATGAATAGTGGGTGTTATCTTAGATACTCTGATCATAAATTCTATAATGGTCATGGACATAGTGTACTTCATG GGCTTTATAACAAAGGAGTCGTCGTGGCTATTGTCTTGACCATGTCAGCAATCGTTATGCTCATTCTACTGGCAACGTATGTTATTATTGTCAAAGTATCAAAGAAGAAACAAG AACAAAGAAATCTTGGGTTGGTTTCAAGAAGATTCAAGAACTCAAAGACTAAGTTTAAGTACGAGACTTTAGAGAAGGCAACTGATTACTTCAGCACCAAGAAAAAACTAGGGGAAGGAGGAAACGGTACCGTATTCTTAGGAATCCTCCCAAATGGCAAGAGCGTGGCAGTGAAGAGACTAGTGTTTAACACAAGAGAATGGGTAGAAGAATTCTTCAACGAAGTGAATCTGATAAGTGGAATCCAACATAAAAACCTAGTCAAGCTTCTTGGCTGTAGCATTGAAGGACCCGAGAGTCTCTTGGTCTACGAGTACGTCCCTAACAAAAGCCTAGACAACTTTCTCTTTG ATGAGAGTAAAATCAAGAGTTTAAACTGGAACCAGAGGCTAAACATAATCCTTGGAACAGCGGAAGGATTGGCTTACCTACACGGCTCCCCGGTTAGGATTATTCACCGTGACATTAAAACAAGCAATGTTCTTCTAGACGACCAACTCAATCCCAAAGTGGCTGATTTTGGTTTGGCTCGATGTCTCGGTACGGATAAAACTCATCTTAGCACCGGCATCGCAGGAACCCT AGGTTACATGGCTCCAGAGTATGTTGTTAGAGGACAATTAACGGAGAAAGCTGATGTTTATAGCTACGGAGTTCTCGTTCTCGAGATCGCTTGTGGAACAAGAAACAACGTTTTCGTGCCAGGAGCTGGTCATCTCTTACATAGA GTCTGGAACCTCTACAGACTGAACAGATTGGTAGAAGCCCTAGACCCATGTCTGAACGACGAGAAGTTGCTTCAAGTACAAGGCAGCCAAGCTGAAGTTTGTAAAGTTCTTAGTGTGGGATTGTTATGCGCACAAGCTTCTCCATCGCTGAGACCATCGATGGAAGAAGTCATCAGTATGTTAACGGAGAGAGATTATCCGATTCCATCTCCAACCAATCCTCCTTTCTTAAGAATTAGCTCTTTGGCTACAGAGGGCAGTAGTACTGCATCTTGCAGCTCCAATAGTACTACAATGGTCAAAACCGATCTAGCTTCGTATACCTCTTCAGAATCTTTTGCAACTCGTCTTGTTTCGTAG